The segment TGCAGCGTCGCGTAGGCGTGGAAGTTCTGCGGCATTCCCTGCCAAACCAGGAAAAGACCAAACACGACCGCGATCGGCAGCAGCACGTAGAGCGAGCAGCGCGTGAGGTCGACCCAGAAGTTTCCAAGCGTCTTCACCGAGGTCCGCGCGAGCCCGCGCACGACGGCGACCGCGATCGCGATACCCGCGGCCGCGGAGACAAAGTTGTGCCACGCCAGGCCGGCCATCTGCGAAAGATAACTCATCGCCTGCTCGCCGGAGTAAAACTGCCAGTTCGTGTTGGTCGTGAAGCTGACCGCCGTGTTCCATGCAAGGTCCGGGGTCATATTGTCGACGTGCTGCGGATTGAACGGCAGCCACTTTTGCGTCCGCAGCAGTAGGCAGAGATAAGCGAAGCCGAGTATCGAGAACAACAGCATCGACAGCGCGTAGGCATACCACGTCATCTCGGCGTCCTCGCGAATCCCGCAGGCGCGGTAGATCATCCGCTCGAGCGGCGCGAAGAAGGATGAAAGCCACGTGCGCTCGCCGCTAAAGACACGCGCCATGTACGAACCCAGCGGCTTGGTGACCGCGAGCACGATGAGAAAGAAGACGATGGCCTGGAGCCAACCGATGCCGCTCAAAACTTCTCCGGCCGCAGCATCGCGAAGATCAGGTAGGCGAGCGCGGCAATCGTCAGCATCAAGCCCAGCACGTCGTCGAACACCATGGAGGCCTACACCCTTTCGCAGCCGGCAATGTAGAGGTCGAGTGCGACAAAGCAGACGATCGAGAGGACGACGATTCCGAGCTCGAGCAGCATGCCTCTACGATATCCGGCCGACGCCGCTCGCGCCATCCGCCGAATGGATGATCCGAATGGACGGTTTGCGGTGCCCGTGCGCACCTTGTATACTTGCCGCTATGGTCTCTGTACGACTCGTTGCCGCCGCGATCCTTACGTGCTCCGTCGCCGCGACGGCCGGCACCGCGCTTGGACAGCCGGCGCCGTCGAACTCGCCGTCCCCCGCGCCCTCATCGACCCCGAGTGGGCCCAGCGATCCGTGCGGCTCGCTGCTCTCGATCGTCAACCGGCCCACGGTGACGACCGGCGTCTGCACGGTGCGCACCGGGCACTTCGACGTAGAGCACGGCTATACGAATACGACGACCATCGGACCGGGCGGTGGCAGCAGCGCAAACTACCCACAGTCGCTCATTCGTATCGGAACCGCAGATCCGCACTTCGATATCGAGCTCGGGCCGCCGAGCGCCGAAACGTCGTCGCTCGGAACGCCGCGCGTCGACGGCTCCAGCGACGTCAATCTCGGCGCGAAGTACGAGCTGGGCTACACCTCGAAGGCGGACTGGGGCATTAACGGGGTGGTCACGTTCCCTACCGGAAGCCGCGCCTTTTCCGCCGGGAACGCGCAGTTCACCGGCAACGTCAACGGTGCGTATACGCTTAGCTCGGAGTTTGCGCTCGCCGGTACCCTCAGCTTCAACGCCTTTAGCGCGCTCAACGCGGGCGGCGTCGCGCAGTCCTATTTTTGCTTTCTGCCGAGCCTCGAGCTCAGCGCCGCCCTGCCCGGCGGCCCCTCGCAGATATCCGCCGAATACGCCTATTTTTCGTCCGCCGGGCCGAACGTAGGCGGCAAGAGCCTCGTCGACTTCGTCTATCAGCGTGATTTCGGCAGCCACGTTCAGTTCGACGTCGAGTACGGTTTCTCGCCGACCGCCATCAATGGCCAAACGTCGCACTACGTAGGAGCGGGTCTCTCTTTCATGAACTAAAACGGCCTGGAGGAATGTGAATGAACGCCGCAGTCCCACAGGTCAATATCGGAAACACCGGTTTTATGCTTCTCTGCGCGAGCCTCGTCATGCTGATGACGCCGGGGCTCGCGTTTTTCTACGGAGGCCTCGTCCAGCGCAAAAACGTCTTGACGATCATGATGCAGAGCTTCATGTCGCTGGGCTGGACGACCGTCCTTTGGTTCGCCTTCGGCTACTCCGAAAGCTTTGGGCCCGATTGGCACGGCCTGATCGGCAATCCCGCGACGTACGCGATGCTTCGCGGCGTCACGCTCCATACGATGTTCACCGGAAACGACGCCGGCATACCCTTGGTCGTGCACATCGCCTATCAGATGATGTTCGCAATCATTACGCCGGCGCTGATCACCGGCGCATTCGCAAACCGCGTGACGTTC is part of the Candidatus Cybelea sp. genome and harbors:
- a CDS encoding potassium-transporting ATPase subunit F; translation: MVFDDVLGLMLTIAALAYLIFAMLRPEKF